A window of Thioalbus denitrificans genomic DNA:
CGCAGCTTGCGCCAGAGGGTGGTGCGGTTGATGCCCAGTATCTCCGCGGCCTGGCGCTGGTTGCCGCCGACGCTGTCGAGCACTTCGCGGATATAGCGCAGCTCCATCTCCTCCAGGGTCTCCGGCGAGCCGCCACCAGGACCGAAGACATTGGCGGGCCGGGCGGCCGGCGCGGCCGGCTCGTCCAACGGCTCGAGGTGATCGCCGTCGGACATGATGACGCAGCGCTCGACGAAGTTGCGCAGCTCGCGCACGTTGCCTTCCCAGGGGCGCTGCTGGAGCCGCTGCAGCACCGATCCCGTGAAGTGGCGTACCGGACGATCGTACTTGTGGGCGAACTCCTCGGCGAAGCGGCGCACCAGGAGCGGGATGTCCTCGCGCCGCTCGGCCAGGGAGGGGATGGCCAGGGTGACCACGTTGAGCCGATGGTAGAGGTCGTGCCGGAATTCGCCCCGGGCCACGAGGGCGGCGAGATCGCGGTTGCTGGCGGCGATGAAGCGGGCGCGGATGGGAATCACCTCGGTGCCGCCCACCGGGGTCACGGTGCGCTCCTGCAGTACCCGCAGCAGCTTCACCTGCATGGCGTCGGAGATGTTGCCGATCTCGTCGAGGAACACGGTCCCCGCCCCCGCCGACTCCAGCAGCCCGGTGCGGTCCCGCTCGGCACCGGTGAAGGCGCCCTTGCGGTGGCCGAAGAGCTCGCTTTCCAGCAGGGTGTCGGCGATGGCGCCACAGTCGATGACCGTGAATGGCTCGTCACTGCGCGGCCCGCGCTCGTGGATGGCCCGCGCCACCAGTTCCTTCCCCACCCCCGAACCGCCCTGGAGGATGACGCAGCAGTCCACGGCGGCGAGCTTGTCGATCATGCGGTTGACCTCGTCCATGGCCGGGGATTCCCCCGCCATGTCCCGCGCCCCCTTCTCCCGCTGCAGGCGCTGCTTCAGGCGGCGGTTCTCGGCACTCACCGCGGAGAAGCGCAGGGTGCGCTGGATGGCCATGTCCAGCTCGCGCAGCTCGTAGGGCTTCTTGAGGAAGTCGGCCGCGCCGGCCTGCATCGCCTGCACGGCCCGCTCCACCGTGCTCTGTCCGGTGATGGCGAGGATGGGCAGCTGGGAGAACCGCTCGGCGAGGGTGCGGATGAGCTCGAAGCCGTCCATGCCGGGCATGTTGAGATCGGTGAGCACGAGCGCCGGCACCTGCCGCTCGAGGGCCTCGAGGCACTCGGTGGCGGAGGTGAACACCTCGCAGCGGTAGCCGAGGCGTTCACCGGCACGCAGGAACAGGCGGTTGGCAACGGTGTCGTCGTCGACGAAATAGAGCAGCGGACGCTCAGGCATTCACCGCCTCCGGCAGGCGCTCATGCCCGGAGCCGGACTGGGCCAGCGGGAGCGCGAACCAGATGGAGAGGCCGCCGCCGGGACGCGGCTCGGCGCTCATGCGCCCGCCATGGCGCTGGACGATGGAGTAGCTCACCGAGAGCCCGAGACCCGTGCCCTGGCGATCCTGCTTGGTGGAGTAGAAGGGCTCGAAAATGCGCGCGAGCTGGCTCTCGGGAACGCCCTCGCCGGTGTCCTCGATCCGGCAGCGCAGCCGGCCGTCCACCTGATCCAGGGTCACTTCCACCCAGCCGCCGGAGGGCGTGGCCTGGATGGCGTTGAGCAGGACGTTCACCAGCACCTGCTGCAGCTGGCCGGGGTCACCCTCCACGGGGGGCAGTTCTCCCGGCGGGGCGAAACGCAGCAGCACGCCGGCGCTGCGGGCGCGGCGGGCCAGCAGGCGGATGCTCTCCTGCACCAGGCGCGGCAGCTCCACCCGGGTGAGGGTCGGCGGCCGCGGCCGGCCGAAGTCCAGCAGTCCCTGGACGATGTCGGCGCAGCGGCGCTGCTCCTGGCGCAGCACCTCGAGGTCCTCGAGCAGGACGCGGGGATCGACCCCCTCCTTCACCGCCTGCTCCATCAGCTCGGCCAGCCCGGTCATGTTGTTGAGGGGGTTGTTGATCTCGTGGGCGACCCCGGCGGCCAGCTCGCCCACGGTGGCCATCTTGGCCGCCTGGCAGGCCACGGCCTCGGCCCGCTCCCGATCCTGCTCGGCCCGCGCCAGGGTATCGATGAGATAGTTGTAGGCCCGCCCCGCCTGGCCGATCTCGTCCTTGCGGCTGTCCCGGTAGCGGACCCGCTCGCCGTCGGCGTAGCGGGTGATGATCTCGGCCAGGTGCTGTACCGGCCGGGCCATGCGCACCGCCGCCCAGCGCGCCAGCAGCAGGCACAACAGCACGGCCACGCCCAGCAGCGCCCAGATGGTCTGGCTCACCTCCATGACCGGCGCGAGCACCTCGGCCCGGTCGCGCTGGACCACCAGCAGCCACTGGTTCGCGCGGTCCTGGTAGGGCTGGACCTTGCGATAGAAAACCAGCCGCTCGCCGAGTTGCAGCATGCCCTCGGCGGGACCCGCGGCGATGTCGCGCCAGGCCGCGTTCCCCAGGTCGGCGGAGAGCCGGTCCGGGATCCCGATCTGGTTGCCGAAGCGCTTGTTGCGGTCGGAGTGGAACAGGTAGACGCCGTCGCGGTCGGGGTCGGCGGGGGCGAGCTCGGCCATCTGCACCCGGCCGTCATAGGCGCCGAGGGTGCTGGTGATGATCTCGTCGATGCGGCTGCCCCACATGTTCACCACCAGGTAGCCGGCCAGCCGGCCCTCCACGTTCAACGGTGTCATGTAGCGGACCATGGAGGGGCAGAACTCCGCCTCCGGAGCGACCTGGCCCAGCTCGAAGTTGGACATGCCCACATCGCCGGGCCGCAACGCCGCCGCCACGGTCTGGAAGAAGGGGCGCTCGCCCTGGTGGGCGATGATGCCCCGGCCCTGGGCGTCGTGGGTCACGGGCGGGATGATCTTGCCCTCCTTGACCTTGGCCAGGGTGCGGCCGGAGGTGTCGAACACCCGCAGCCCCTGGATGCTGGGGACGGCCGCCTGGTAGTTGAGGAAGAAGCGCTGCAGCTCCTCCTTGCGCTCCATGTAGCGGGGGGAGTCGCCCGGCTCGCCCAGCACCTCGGCGAAGTGCTGCACGGAGGGGACGGCCGCCAGGCCGCGGACCACCGACTTCTGGGCGTTGATCAGCGTGTCGAGCTCGCCGGCCAGCTTGTCCAGGCCGGCCAGCACCTCGCGCCCGGCCCGCTCCTCCAGGGAGCGCTTGTTGCGCTCCACGACACCGAACTGGAGCACCAGGAGGGGCACCAGGGTGAGGGTACCGAGGACCAGAAACAGCTTGCGACGCAGTTGCATAGCGCAACATTAAGCCGAATCGGGGAATGGGCGCAAGTCCCAGTGCGGTTGTAGGGTTTTCGGCTCGTCAGGGGACGGGGCGAAGGGATTCCGTGTTCAGTGTTCAGTGTTCAGTGTTCAGTGTTCAGTGTTCAGTGTTCAGTGTTCAGTGTTCAGTGAGTGCGTGAGTGCGTGAGTGCGTGACCCCTCACCCCTCACCCCTCACCCCTCACCCCTCACCCCTCACCCCTCACCCCTCACCCCTACTTCAGCTCCACCTCGAAATCGAGCTGGTGGGAGGAGGAGAAGAGGCCGTCGCGTTCCACGCTCACCGCAATCCGGTCGCCGGGTTTGCGGTCGAGCAGGGCAATCTTGATGTCCGCGTAGTCGTTGACGTCGAAGCCGTCCACGCTGAGGATGCGATCGCCCTTGTGGATGCCGGCGGCGGCGGCGCCGCTCCCGGTGTCCAG
This region includes:
- a CDS encoding sigma-54-dependent transcriptional regulator, whose translation is MPERPLLYFVDDDTVANRLFLRAGERLGYRCEVFTSATECLEALERQVPALVLTDLNMPGMDGFELIRTLAERFSQLPILAITGQSTVERAVQAMQAGAADFLKKPYELRELDMAIQRTLRFSAVSAENRRLKQRLQREKGARDMAGESPAMDEVNRMIDKLAAVDCCVILQGGSGVGKELVARAIHERGPRSDEPFTVIDCGAIADTLLESELFGHRKGAFTGAERDRTGLLESAGAGTVFLDEIGNISDAMQVKLLRVLQERTVTPVGGTEVIPIRARFIAASNRDLAALVARGEFRHDLYHRLNVVTLAIPSLAERREDIPLLVRRFAEEFAHKYDRPVRHFTGSVLQRLQQRPWEGNVRELRNFVERCVIMSDGDHLEPLDEPAAPAARPANVFGPGGGSPETLEEMELRYIREVLDSVGGNQRQAAEILGINRTTLWRKLRTVEEA
- a CDS encoding sensor histidine kinase, whose amino-acid sequence is MQLRRKLFLVLGTLTLVPLLVLQFGVVERNKRSLEERAGREVLAGLDKLAGELDTLINAQKSVVRGLAAVPSVQHFAEVLGEPGDSPRYMERKEELQRFFLNYQAAVPSIQGLRVFDTSGRTLAKVKEGKIIPPVTHDAQGRGIIAHQGERPFFQTVAAALRPGDVGMSNFELGQVAPEAEFCPSMVRYMTPLNVEGRLAGYLVVNMWGSRIDEIITSTLGAYDGRVQMAELAPADPDRDGVYLFHSDRNKRFGNQIGIPDRLSADLGNAAWRDIAAGPAEGMLQLGERLVFYRKVQPYQDRANQWLLVVQRDRAEVLAPVMEVSQTIWALLGVAVLLCLLLARWAAVRMARPVQHLAEIITRYADGERVRYRDSRKDEIGQAGRAYNYLIDTLARAEQDRERAEAVACQAAKMATVGELAAGVAHEINNPLNNMTGLAELMEQAVKEGVDPRVLLEDLEVLRQEQRRCADIVQGLLDFGRPRPPTLTRVELPRLVQESIRLLARRARSAGVLLRFAPPGELPPVEGDPGQLQQVLVNVLLNAIQATPSGGWVEVTLDQVDGRLRCRIEDTGEGVPESQLARIFEPFYSTKQDRQGTGLGLSVSYSIVQRHGGRMSAEPRPGGGLSIWFALPLAQSGSGHERLPEAVNA